ATCCCCGAGATCCTCGACGCCATCGACTGGGCCAAGAAGACGCCCGGCAAGCCGAAGATGATCATCGCCAAGACGATCCTGGGCAAGGGGGTCTCGATTTTCGAGAACCTGCCGAAGTACCACGGCGTAGCACCTAGTGACGAAGAATTGAAGATCGCCCTGAAAGAGTTAGGGGAGTAGGGCGAATTTCGGAAGGCCATATGGGACAAGCCACCGCAACATCCTCCGACAAAGTCGCCACCCGCGACGCCTACGGCAAGGCCTTGGTCGAGGTCGGTCAAAAGTACCCCCAAGTGGTCGTGCTTGACGCCGACCTCTCCGGCTCCACCAAGACGATCCACTTCGCCAAGGCCTTCCCCGAGCGCTTCTTCAACATGGGCGTCTCCGAGCAAGACATGATGGGCACCGCCGCCGGCCTGGCGCTGGCGGGCAAGCTGCCCTTCGCCTCCAGCTTCGCGATGTTCGCCACCGGGCGCGCCTTCGAGATCGTCCGCAACTCGATCGTCTACCCGCACCTGCCCGTCAAGATCTGCGCCTCCCACGCCGGCCTCACCGTCGGCGAGGACGGCGCCAGCCACCAGACCGTCGCCGACATCGCCATCATGCGGGCCTTGCCCGGCATGACCGTCATCGTCCCGGCGGACGCCATCGAGACCAAGCAGGTGATCCACGCGATCGTCGATTATCCCGGCCCCGTCTACGTCCGCTTGTCGCGCGCGGCCTTCCCCGTCTTTTTGGGCGAGGACTATAAGTTCCAGATCGGCAAGGCCGTCGAGCTGCGCGAAGGGAAAGACATCGCCATCGTGGCCTGCGGCCTGATGGTCTACCACGCCGTGAAGGCCGCCGAGCTCCTTGCCCAGCAGGGCATTCAGGCCTCGGTCGTCAATATGGCCACCGTCAAGCCGCTCGATGGCGACATGCTGACCCGCCTGGCCGAGCGCACCGGCGCCATCCTCACCGTCGAGGAACATTCCGTCTTGGGCGGCCTGGGCTCCGCGGTTTCCGAATACCTCGCCGAATCCGGGAAGGCCGTTGTCCATCGCTACGGCATCATGGACGAGTTCGGCCAGTCCGGTCCCGCCGAGGCGCTGCTCAAGCACTACCGCCTGATGCCCGAAGACATCGCCCAGCAGACCGTGAACACCCTGAAGAAGGCCGGCCGCTAAGCTTTCGCCTCGGGCCGCCCGGAGTTTGGCTTCATGAAACGGCTCTCCAAGTTTTTCTGGATCCCGGTCTTCGCCTTGGGACTGCTCTTCGGCGCCCTGCTGCCCTCCGCCCGCGCCCTCCCCGAAAAGATCTACAAGGCCCTCGACCTCTTCAGCAAGGTCCTCTACATCGTCGAGAAAGACTACGTCGAGACCGTCGACGGCCAGAACCTCGTCTACGGCGCCATCAAGGGCATGCTCGGGACGCTCGATCCCTACACGGTCTTTCTCACTCCCGACGTCTACAAAGAGCTGAAAGTCGACACCCTTGGGCGCTTCGGCGGAGTCGGCATCGAGATCACCCTGCAAAACGGCGTCCTGACCATCGTCACGCCCATCGAGGACACGCCGGCGGCCCGCGCCGGGATCCGCGCCGGCGACAAGATCGTCAAGATCAACGGTACACTGACCAAGGGCATGAACCTGGCCGATGCGGTGAGGCGCATGCGGGGTGGAAAGAACAGCAAGCTCACCCTTACCTTGTACCGCGAGGGCGTCGCCAAACCCTTCGACGTCACGCTCGTCCGCGAAGAGATCAAGATCAAGAGCGTCAAGTCCGAGATGCTCGACAAGGGCGTGGGCTTTGTGCGCGTCGCGAGCTTTCAAGAGAACACTTATGAAGAATTGAAGCGGGCGCTGGAGCAATTGTCGCAGCAGGGGATGAAGTCGCTGATCCTCGACCTGCGCAACAACCCGGGCGGCCTCCTCGAGCAGGCCATCGACATGAGCGACCTCTTCCTCAAGTCGGGGACCATCGTCTCGACCCGCGGCCGCAAGGGACCCATCGAGGTGCGCAGTGCCAAGGGCGACGCGGTTTATCCCGACCTTCCCTTCGTCGTCTTGATCAACAAGGGTTCGGCCTCGGCCTCCGAGATCGTCGCGGGGGCGCTTCAGGACAACAAACGGGCCAAGCTGTTGGGGACGCAGAGCTTCGGCAAGGGGAGCGTGCAGACGGTCATCGACCTCGGGGAAGACACCGGCGTGAAGCTCACCGTGGCGCGTTACTATACGCCTTCGGGGAAGTCGATCGACGGGGTGGGGGTAACGCCGGACTTCATCGTCGAGGGCGAGGTGCCTACGCCGATCGAGCTTCAGGAGAAAAAGAAAGTCGACGTGCAGCGCAAGGCCGCGCTCGACTACCTGCTTACGGGCAAGGCGCCGGCCTCCAAGCCGGAGAGCAAGCCTAGCAAGGCGGAAGAGGCGCAGGATTTGCCTTCGGATCTTTAGCGCGGCTTTTTACGCCTCTCATCCTTCGCGAATAATATCTCTCGTAAAATTTGCTTTTGGCTTTTGGCGGTGCGTGGGATTTTTTTTTGCCAAGGTTTGGCCTTTGCGTGGCTTTTGATTTTTGCCCCGTCCGCCCCTCGCTGGGGGCGATATGTCCCAGCGGGGACACGGCCGGCCCCCCTTAGGCCGGGGGGCCGGCCTCCGCGGAAAAGTCGATATTATTGGATGCCTCAAGGGGATCGACTTTTCCGAGGGTCCCGCTTGGGGACATATCGCCCCCAGCGAGGGGCTCGTGCTGGGAAGGGAAGGGATTGATTCGGTTTTCTCGAGGTAGATTTGTTTTATTACGTTTCTTGAGTGTCGGATCGGCTATTTTTTTTCTTCCGACTATTTTCGGGTCGCGGCTCGGGCCTGAGGGATCGCGAGAAGCACGATGAAGATTCCGTAGAAAATGAGATGCTTGATCGTGGGCTCCGTGAATTGCAACTTACTGAGCGCCGGCCCCGTCTTTAGCAACAGGTAGGCCGCGGCGCCCACCAGCAAGGCCCAACGCGCCCACTCCCGCAGGAACAAGAGGCCGATCCCTCCCGCCAGCATGACTAGGGTGAGCAGGTCTCCCGCGCTCCACGAGCTGTTGAGTCCCTGGTTTAACAGACGCTTCACGATCTCGAGGGCAGGACGGAAGCTGAGCAGGATCCAAAAACAGGCGACGATGCGAAGCAGGATGGCCATGAGGCCTTTTAAACCATTTTCGATTATCCGACAAATTTGAATTGGGGGAAGCCGGGGAGCTTATTATTCCGCCAGGGCTTGGATCTGCGCCAGCAGCTCGGCGCCGAAGGTCTCGATCTTTTGCGGGCCCAGGCCGTAGATCTCTTCCATGGCCGCCAGGCTTTGGGGACGTTTCCTCGCCAGCTCGCTTAAGGTCTTGTTGCTGAAGACCATGAAGGCGGGGATGTCCTTCGATTGGGCATAGGCCTTGCGCCAAGCCTTGAGGACCTCCTGGCGCGCCTCGGCCTCGGGGCTTAAGGGAGCTTCGGAGAGGGGCTTGGATTTTTTCTTTCGGCTGGGGGTGGCCGTGGGGAAGGGTTCTTCTTGGATCTCCCTCGGGATGCGCCGGGGGGATTCGGGGGCGCAGACGTCGCAGTGCCCGCAGGCGCCCAGGCGGAAGCTGTCGCGGAAATAGGTCAAGATCCCGCCGTGCCGACACTCGCCGCCCTCGGCGTACTGCACGATGGCCTCCAGGCCGCGCCAGCGCAGGTGGCGGTGGTGCTCGGAGGCCTCGGACTGCGTGATGAAATAGCTGTGCAGGCCCTTGTCGCGTTTCGCGTAGAGCATCAGACAGGTGGAGTCGGCTCCGTCCCGCCCCGCGCGGCCGATTTCCTGATAGTAAGACTCGATATTGGCCGGCATCTGGTAGTGCACGACCAGGCGCACGTCGGGGCGGTCGATGCCCATGCCGAAGGCGTTGGTCGCGATCAGGATGCGGGCGCGGCCCGCCTCGAAGTCGAGCTGGATCTCGTGGCGCCGTTCGTTCTCCAGACCCGCATGATAGAAATCCGTGCCGGCGAAGTCGGGGGATAGTTCGGCGTGCAAGTCCTCGCATTGCTTGCGGGTGCCGCAATACACGAGGACGCGGCCCTCTGGGTGCTGCGTCAGGGCGCGGCGCAGCAGGGCGCGCTTGACGAAGTCGTTCTCGCAGGTCTCGACCTGGTAGTAGAGATTGGGGCGGTAGAAGCCGTAGACGTGGCGGTCGGGCTTGTTCAGGCCCAGCTGCTTGGCGACGTCGCGGAGGACCTGCGGCGTTGCGGTGGCCGTCAGCGCCAGGATGGGCACGTCCGGGCGCAGCTCCCGCAATAGGTTGAGCTTGTGGTAGTCCTGCCGGAAATCCGGCCCCCACTGCGAGACGCAATGCGCCTCGTCGATCGCGAAGAGGGAGACCTTTTGCTTTTTCAACCACTCGCCGAAGGCCGGCTTCTGGACCCGTTCCGGCGATAGGTAGAGCAGAAATCGCTCGGCCTTCTTCAGCTCGGCGAAGACCTCCAGCTTCTCCGCATACTCCTGTCCGGTGTGCAGACAGCCGGCCGGGATGCCGCGGTCCTTCAAGGCCTTCACCTGATCCTTCATCAGCGAGATGAGCGGCGAGACGACCAAGACCAGGCCGGGCCGGTCGAGGGCCGGGATTTGGTAGCAGAGGGACTTGCCGCCGCCCGTCGGCATCACTGCGAGGGTGTCCTTTCCGGCCGTCACCGAGCGCAGGATGTCGAGCTGGCCCTTGCGGAAGTGCGGGAAACCGAAGTGCTCGCGCAGGAGCCCCTGGAGCCTTTCGCTCAAGGCGTCGGCGGAGCTGTCCGGAGAGGGTGAGGCTTCCATGTCCGTCTCATAATGCAAAGCTCCAGCCAAGGACGAGCCTAAAGATGAAGTCGGCTATTTTTTCTTCAGGTCCTCGGCCCTTTCGCGCAGGGCGGCCGCCTTTTTGGCATCGCCCAGTCCGGCGTGGGCCTCGGCCATTTTTTCATAGATTTCAGGGATTCTGCGCGTGTCCCGGCGACGGCGTCGGATCGCCAAGCCTTCCTGCAGGCGGTCCAGCGCGGGCCCCCATTGCCCCCGCGCCAGCAGGAGATTTCTCATCTCCAAGGAGACCTGGGCCTTATCTTCGGGGGAGAGTCGCGGATGATTTTGCAACTCCCGGAGTACGGTTTCAAGACGGTCCCCATATCCCTTTTGCCAGAGGATCTCGACGCGACCCGCGATCATCTTGCTGGCCCGGTCGTATTCCCCGGCCATAAGGTAGTGATGGGCCGCCTCGAGATAGTCGCTGGGAAACTTGGCGTGGGCCCGGTAATACTCGGCCGCGCGCCGGTGAAATTCCTCCCGCGCGAAGGGGAGCATCGAGGCCAGCCTGCGGTACTTTTCGTGGACGGAATAAAAGCCGGACTGCGGCTCCTCCACCAGGAAGGATTCTTTCAAACCGAGCAGGTCGCGGTGGACCGCCTCTTCCTCCCCCGGGGCGAAAAAGCTGAGGATGCCCTTGGGGACGGGCTCGCGGAAGACCGCCAAAAACTGCAGCAGAGAGACCTCGCCCTTGGACAGGGCCCCATAGACCTCGTCGAAGAGGTATTTCAGGGTCGCGGCGCGGTTGCCCTTTTGGGCCAAGTTGCCGAGGAGCGATTCCACCCGCGGGGCGTCCGCCGTCCGCAGCAGCTCGCCCAGCAGCATCAGCGCCATGGGCCTTCCCCGGCAGGCCACGTAGGCCGCCTCCAGCTGCTCCGGACTCAGCCTTTGCTTCAATCCCAGGTTGGAGAAGAGCGCTTCGGCCTCCTCGAAGGTCATGGCCTCCTTGCGGAAGACGAAGTCCTCGATGCTCTGCTGCCGGTCGGGGCTGCGCCGGTTGATCCTGACGGCCCGGGATTCGTTCCAGGTGCCGCCCAGCAGCTCGTCGAAAAACCGGCTCGCCTCGGGCCGCTCCGCCACCAGGTGGAAGTTGTCCAAAAACAGGACGGTCGGATTGCGGGCGAGGGCCGACCGCAGCAAGGCGGCCTTGGCGTCGAGCTCGACTTCCGCTTGGACGCGAGCGAGGAGACCTCGCTCGTTCGCCGCCTCCCGCGTCTCGAGGAAATGGGCCAGGTGGTGGAAGAAGCGCGCCAGATCGGGGATCTTTCCCTCCTTGAAGCTGTACCAAAAGACGAGGTGCTCGGAGGTTTTGCCCAGCTCGTGGGCGAGTTGGACGGCCAGCGAGGTCTTGGCCGATCCGGAAAGGCCCTCCAGGCTCAGGGCGCGCGTCGCGGCGAGGCGCGCGCGAAGCACCTCCAGGGCCTCCGTCTGCGGGACGCTCATGGGGTGGAGCCGGGGGATCTCCTCGAGTCGAATCTCCTTTTCGAGGGATTCGCCCGTCCACTGGCGCTGCAGCAGGTCCTGCACCACCGGGAGCTTCGAGCCCTCCGCCGCCAGGGGAGCGGCGTTCCGGTAGTCTCCGTAGTAGAGATAGATTTCGAAGGAGAGCTGGCGCTTCAGGTCCTCGAAGAAGGTCGGGGTGTTCTGCACCTTCCGGCCCAGGCGTTGCAGGTAGAAGAGGCCCTTGAGGAAGGTCCCGGGCGAAGGCAGGGCGAAGGCGAGCAGGCCGCCCAAAAATTCCAGGCTGCCGAGGATCACCGCGTAGACGCCGCTGGTCTCCTGCGCCGCCTTGTAATAACTGCGCCGGGATTTGTAGGTCAGCTTTTTTTCGAGGCTGCGGGTGACCATCGAGGCCTGCCATTTTTCCGGGACCTTCTCCATCGCCTCCCGCAGGTCGAGGAAGTGGGAAGGCTTGAATTTGGCGAGCTCGCCCAGCTCCAAGGAGGTCTGCAGACCCAGGTGGAGAAACCAGGGGTTGTAAGGATCGAGCTCGAGGTTTTGCAGGATGATGTCCTCCGCGCGCAGGTAGCGGTTGCCCTCTCCGTCGCGCAGGAGGCGATACACCGTGAGCAGGTCCCGGTAGATCCGGTGCCCGATCAAGTCGCCCAGTTCCTCGTAGTGCGCGGCGAGCGAGGCGGCCAGCAGTACTGC
This portion of the Deltaproteobacteria bacterium PRO3 genome encodes:
- a CDS encoding S41 family peptidase, with the protein product MKRLSKFFWIPVFALGLLFGALLPSARALPEKIYKALDLFSKVLYIVEKDYVETVDGQNLVYGAIKGMLGTLDPYTVFLTPDVYKELKVDTLGRFGGVGIEITLQNGVLTIVTPIEDTPAARAGIRAGDKIVKINGTLTKGMNLADAVRRMRGGKNSKLTLTLYREGVAKPFDVTLVREEIKIKSVKSEMLDKGVGFVRVASFQENTYEELKRALEQLSQQGMKSLILDLRNNPGGLLEQAIDMSDLFLKSGTIVSTRGRKGPIEVRSAKGDAVYPDLPFVVLINKGSASASEIVAGALQDNKRAKLLGTQSFGKGSVQTVIDLGEDTGVKLTVARYYTPSGKSIDGVGVTPDFIVEGEVPTPIELQEKKKVDVQRKAALDYLLTGKAPASKPESKPSKAEEAQDLPSDL
- a CDS encoding ATP-dependent DNA helicase RecQ, which codes for MEASPSPDSSADALSERLQGLLREHFGFPHFRKGQLDILRSVTAGKDTLAVMPTGGGKSLCYQIPALDRPGLVLVVSPLISLMKDQVKALKDRGIPAGCLHTGQEYAEKLEVFAELKKAERFLLYLSPERVQKPAFGEWLKKQKVSLFAIDEAHCVSQWGPDFRQDYHKLNLLRELRPDVPILALTATATPQVLRDVAKQLGLNKPDRHVYGFYRPNLYYQVETCENDFVKRALLRRALTQHPEGRVLVYCGTRKQCEDLHAELSPDFAGTDFYHAGLENERRHEIQLDFEAGRARILIATNAFGMGIDRPDVRLVVHYQMPANIESYYQEIGRAGRDGADSTCLMLYAKRDKGLHSYFITQSEASEHHRHLRWRGLEAIVQYAEGGECRHGGILTYFRDSFRLGACGHCDVCAPESPRRIPREIQEEPFPTATPSRKKKSKPLSEAPLSPEAEARQEVLKAWRKAYAQSKDIPAFMVFSNKTLSELARKRPQSLAAMEEIYGLGPQKIETFGAELLAQIQALAE
- a CDS encoding transketolase family protein; the encoded protein is MGQATATSSDKVATRDAYGKALVEVGQKYPQVVVLDADLSGSTKTIHFAKAFPERFFNMGVSEQDMMGTAAGLALAGKLPFASSFAMFATGRAFEIVRNSIVYPHLPVKICASHAGLTVGEDGASHQTVADIAIMRALPGMTVIVPADAIETKQVIHAIVDYPGPVYVRLSRAAFPVFLGEDYKFQIGKAVELREGKDIAIVACGLMVYHAVKAAELLAQQGIQASVVNMATVKPLDGDMLTRLAERTGAILTVEEHSVLGGLGSAVSEYLAESGKAVVHRYGIMDEFGQSGPAEALLKHYRLMPEDIAQQTVNTLKKAGR